From the genome of Phoenix dactylifera cultivar Barhee BC4 chromosome 17, palm_55x_up_171113_PBpolish2nd_filt_p, whole genome shotgun sequence:
GCTCAGGAGTTCATGAATGTGAAAACTCTACATGACACCATTCGCAACTATTGCATTGCAAATTGCAGAAATTTTGTCTTCGTGAAGAACAATTGTGATCGAGTTACTGTAGATTGTGTTTATGAAGGTTGCGAATGGCGTATCCATGCTTCTCGCCTTGGGAATGGTGAAAaatttgcaattaaaaaaatgcaCTATAACCACACATATGGAGGAGGGTTGCAAGTGCGGTCTCATCCAAAGGCTTCAAAACGTTGGATATCGAAAATTGTTAAAGATCAACTTCAAGATATGCCGTTATATAAGCCGAGTGATATTGTAAATGATATTCGTCGACAATATGGTGTTGAATTGCCGTATCATCAAGCTTGGCATGGTAAGGAGGTGGCTATGATGGATCTTTATGGTAATAGCTGGCTATCTTATGAGCGGATTCGCTGGTATTGCGATGCCATTCTTCAGATCAACCCCGACAACATTGCAGAGTATGAAACAATTGAAGGTCGATTCAGACGTCtattaatttattttcatgCTTCACTAATGGGTTTCATAAAAGGATGTCGTCCTCTGATTTTTATGGATGGCATATTTATAAAGCATAAGGATGGAGGTGTACTGCTTGGAGCCACTTCCAAAGATGGAAATGATGATATGTTTCCTATAGCTTATGATGTTGTAGATACAGAAAGTGATGAAAATTAGGAATGGTTTTGCCGGTTTCTGAAAGAAGCTATTCATAGTTGTAGTAA
Proteins encoded in this window:
- the LOC103700072 gene encoding uncharacterized protein LOC103700072 yields the protein MSDKDVRNMHQIHVNLNAKVIEMVVTHSPTLIEGAAVVIERNFVFVKNNCDRVTVDCVYEGCEWRIHASRLGNGEKFAIKKMHYNHTYGGGLQVRSHPKASKRWISKIVKDQLQDMPLYKPSDIVNDIRRQYGVELPYHQAWHGKEVAMMDLYGNSWLSYERIRWYCDAILQINPDNIAEYETIEGRFRRLLIYFHASLMGFIKGCRPLIFMDGIFIKHKDGGVLLGATSKDGNDDMFPIAYDVVDTESDEN